In a genomic window of Glycine max cultivar Williams 82 chromosome 13, Glycine_max_v4.0, whole genome shotgun sequence:
- the LOC100499666 gene encoding putative AP-1 complex subunit sigma-2 — MINFVLLISRQGKVRLTKWYSPYSQKERSKVIRELSGMILSRAPKQCNFVEWRGHKVVYKRYASLYFCMCIDQDDNELEVLEIIHHFVEILDRYFGSVCELDLIFNFHKAYYILDEILIAGELQESSKKTVARLIAAQDSLVENAKEEVSSLSNIIAQATK; from the exons ATG ATCAACTTTGTGCTTCTCATTAGTCGCCAAGGGAAGGTGAGACTGACAAAATGGTACTCACCTTATTCTCAGAAAGAAAGGAGTAAG gtaatCCGTGAGCTCAGTGGAATGATTCTTTCCCGTGCTCCCAAGCAATGTAATTTTGTAGAATGGCGAGGACATAAAGTTGTTTATAAAAG GTATGCTAGTCTCTATTTCTGCATGTGCATTGATCAAGATGACAATGAATTAGAAGTCCTTGAAATAATTCATCATTTTGTGGAGATTCTTGACCGGTATTTTGGCAGT GTCTGTGAACTGGACTTAATATTCAACTTTCACAAG GCCTACTATATACTAGATGAAATTCTAATTGCCGGTGAGCTTCAAGAGTCCAGCAAGAAAACAGTTGCTCGATTGATAGCAGCACAG GATTCGTTGGTGGAGAATGCGAAGGAAGAAGTCAGTTCATTAAGTAATATAATTGCACAAGCCACTAAGTGA
- the LOC100789557 gene encoding zinc transporter 8 isoform X1, whose amino-acid sequence MKRFHSKRKLLIFLVVIPSLVAAECTCDEEDQERDKSKALRYKIAALISILVASAIGVCIPLLGKVIPALSPEKNIFFIIKAFAAGVILATGFIHILPDAFENLTSPCLNKYPWDAFPFTGFVAMCTAMGTLMVETYATAYFKKHHHSQVQTTYVEKEESGDVHLHTHATHGHAHGHLPSHDHQSSALLRHRVISQVLELGIIVHSIIIGISMGASESPKTIRPLVAALTFHQFFEGMGLGSCIIQANFQRLSITIMGLFFALTTPVGIGIGIGITNVYDENSPTALIVEGIFNAASAGILIYMALVDLLAADFMNPRMQKSGSLRLGANLSLLLGAGCMSLLAKWA is encoded by the exons ATGAAAAGATTtcatagtaaaagaaaactctTGATCTTCCTGGTGGTAATCCCAAGCCTAGTCGCTGCCGAGTGCACGTGcgatgaagaagaccaagagcGAGACAAATCAAAAGCTTTAAGGTACAAAATAGCAGCTTTAATATCAATACTAGTTGCTAGTGCAATCGGGGTGTGTATTCCACTTCTTGGCAAAGTTATACCCGCCTTGAGCCCTGAGAAGAACATATTCTTCATCATTAAGGCCTTTGCCGCAGGTGTGATATTGGCGACCGGTTTTATTCATATCCTACCCGATGCTTTCGAGAACCTTACTTCGCCGTGTTTGAATAAGTATCCATGGGATGCTTTCCCCTTCACTGGCTTTGTGGCAATGTGCACTGCCATGGGGACTCTCATGGTTGAGACTTACGCCAcggcttattttaaaaaacatcatCACTCACAAGTCCAGACAACATACGTGGAAAAGGAGGAATCAGGGGATGTGCATCTTCACACACATGCAACACATGGTCATGCACACGGCCATCTTCCCTCTCATGATCATCAATCATCGGCACTTCTTCGTCATAGGGTCATAtcacag GTGTTGGAGCTAGGAATTATTGTTCATTCTATCATCATTGGAATTTCTATGGGAGCTTCAGAAAGTCCTAAAACAATAAGGCCACTGGTAGCTGCATTGacttttcatcaattttttgaaGGCATGGGACTTGGAAGTTGTATAATTCAG GCAAATTTCCAGAGGTTATCTATTACAATAATGGGATTGTTCTTCGCATTAACTACTCCAGTGGGGATTGGAATTGGCATAGGGATAACTAATGTTTACGATGAAAACAGTCCAACTGCCCTAATTGTGGAAGGAATCTTCAATGCAGCATCAGCTGGAATCTTAATTTATATGGCACTTGTAGATCTTCTTGCAGCTGATTTTATGAATCCAAGAATGCAAAAAAGTGGTAGCCTCCGATTAGGAGCCAATCTCTCTCTTCTACTTGGAGCTGGATGTATGTCTCTTCTGGCTAAATGGGCTTAA
- the LOC100789557 gene encoding zinc transporter 1 isoform X2 → MKRFHSKRKLLIFLVVIPSLVAAECTCDEEDQERDKSKALRYKIAALISILVASAIGVCIPLLGKVIPALSPEKNIFFIIKAFAAGVILATGFIHILPDAFENLTSPCLNKYPWDAFPFTGFVAMCTAMGTLMVETYATAYFKKHHHSQVQTTYVEKEESGDVHLHTHATHGHAHGHLPSHDHQSSALLRHRVISQVLELGIIVHSIIIGISMGASESPKTIRPLVAALTFHQFFEGMGLGSCIIQVPSIFEFIYIGDTDKLSLERPFDIARDPSTEEIVSDPFVIGIFWCSLWDRVSYIPTPRGYGNNQNWNEYNCNGATNKLAK, encoded by the exons ATGAAAAGATTtcatagtaaaagaaaactctTGATCTTCCTGGTGGTAATCCCAAGCCTAGTCGCTGCCGAGTGCACGTGcgatgaagaagaccaagagcGAGACAAATCAAAAGCTTTAAGGTACAAAATAGCAGCTTTAATATCAATACTAGTTGCTAGTGCAATCGGGGTGTGTATTCCACTTCTTGGCAAAGTTATACCCGCCTTGAGCCCTGAGAAGAACATATTCTTCATCATTAAGGCCTTTGCCGCAGGTGTGATATTGGCGACCGGTTTTATTCATATCCTACCCGATGCTTTCGAGAACCTTACTTCGCCGTGTTTGAATAAGTATCCATGGGATGCTTTCCCCTTCACTGGCTTTGTGGCAATGTGCACTGCCATGGGGACTCTCATGGTTGAGACTTACGCCAcggcttattttaaaaaacatcatCACTCACAAGTCCAGACAACATACGTGGAAAAGGAGGAATCAGGGGATGTGCATCTTCACACACATGCAACACATGGTCATGCACACGGCCATCTTCCCTCTCATGATCATCAATCATCGGCACTTCTTCGTCATAGGGTCATAtcacag GTGTTGGAGCTAGGAATTATTGTTCATTCTATCATCATTGGAATTTCTATGGGAGCTTCAGAAAGTCCTAAAACAATAAGGCCACTGGTAGCTGCATTGacttttcatcaattttttgaaGGCATGGGACTTGGAAGTTGTATAATTCAG GTACCCTCCATTTTTGAATTCATATACATCGGAGATACCGACAAGTTATCATTAGAAAGGCCATTCGACATAGCAAGAGACCCTTCGACAGAGGAGATAGTGTCTGATCCATTCGTGATAGGAATATTTTGGTGCTCACTGTGGGATCGAGTAAGTTATATCCCGACCCCAAGAGGTTATGGCAATAACCAAAATTGGAACGAATACAACTGCAATGGAGCAACCAACAAATTAGCAAAATGA